One genomic segment of Panicum virgatum strain AP13 chromosome 2N, P.virgatum_v5, whole genome shotgun sequence includes these proteins:
- the LOC120658865 gene encoding uncharacterized protein LOC120658865, producing MGNSYSGGGGGPSAAGAALEVPLHLCFFLLVLLLFLGFSWYTSYESAAESFAGQARILLMASPFALLLAVRLLSGVSAGKGGAARGVGDLLAVPMPERDSIHRAGGSPWGVGLLLLLLLVMVSYQSNFRDKWFPLASR from the coding sequence ATGGGGAACTcgtacagcggcggcggcggcggcccgtcggcggcgggggccgcgCTGGAGGTGCCGCTGCACCTGTGCTTCTTCCTGCTGGTGCTGCTCCTCTTCCTGGGCTTCTCGTGGTACACGAGCTACGAGTCGGCGGCGGAGTCGTTCGCCGGCCAGGCGCGCATCCTGCTCATGGCGTCGCCGTTCGCGCTGCTGCTGGCCGTGCGGCTGCTGTCGGGCGTCTCGGCGGGcaagggcggcgcggcgcggggcgtgGGCGACCTGCTGGCGGTGCCGATGCCCGAGCGGGACTCCATCCACCGCGCCGGCGGGTCGCCTTGGGGCGTcgggctcctgctcctgctgctcctcgTCATGGTCTCCTACCAGTCCAACTTCCGGGACAAGTGGTTCCCGCTCGCGAGCAGGTGA